In a single window of the Nocardiopsis composta genome:
- a CDS encoding peptidylprolyl isomerase produces MSDSNAQPKARLNTSKGTIVVTLFGDKAPETVENFIGLAEGGKQWIDPTTGKPSNGKLYDGTIFHRVIENFMIQGGDPLGNGRGGPGYKFKDEFHPSLRFDRPYLLAMANAGPGTNGSQFFITVGTPDWLNDRHTIFGEVVEGAEVVQAISEVETNPQDRPLEDVRIESVEIVR; encoded by the coding sequence GTGAGCGACTCGAACGCCCAGCCCAAGGCGCGGCTGAACACCAGCAAGGGCACGATCGTCGTCACGCTCTTCGGGGACAAGGCCCCGGAGACGGTCGAGAACTTCATCGGGCTCGCCGAGGGCGGCAAGCAGTGGATCGACCCGACCACGGGCAAGCCCAGCAACGGCAAGCTGTACGACGGCACGATCTTCCACCGTGTCATCGAGAACTTCATGATCCAGGGGGGCGACCCGCTGGGCAACGGCCGCGGCGGCCCGGGCTACAAGTTCAAGGACGAGTTCCACCCGTCCCTGCGCTTCGACCGCCCCTACCTGCTGGCGATGGCCAATGCCGGCCCCGGCACCAACGGCTCGCAGTTCTTCATCACCGTCGGCACGCCCGACTGGCTGAACGACCGGCACACCATCTTCGGCGAGGTCGTCGAGGGGGCCGAGGTCGTGCAGGCGATCTCGGAGGTGGAGACCAACCCGCAGGACCGTCCGCTGGAGGACGTGCGCATCGAGTCCGTCGAGATCGTGCGCTAG
- a CDS encoding cell division protein CrgA translates to MPKSRNDRKKKAVYTPPPSAAKPKVSPRWLAPTMLGFGIFGVLWIATYYIAGVDGKIPFMGELGNWNLAIGFGGIIICVLLSTRWH, encoded by the coding sequence GTGCCCAAGTCCCGCAACGATCGCAAGAAGAAGGCCGTCTACACGCCTCCGCCGTCGGCGGCCAAGCCCAAGGTCAGCCCGCGCTGGCTGGCCCCCACCATGCTCGGGTTCGGCATCTTCGGCGTGCTGTGGATCGCGACGTACTACATCGCCGGCGTGGACGGGAAGATCCCGTTCATGGGCGAGCTGGGCAACTGGAACCTGGCGATCGGCTTCGGCGGAATCATCATTTGCGTGCTGTTGTCCACACGCTGGCACTGA
- the ftsH gene encoding ATP-dependent zinc metalloprotease FtsH: MAEEQRRDGDGTDDREEGGRNRPRPARDRGPWRTEGLPEAGGDGGDRPPRPRWLRFFLVLGAAYLVVFGITWLTDGAGPTAVPYTSFTEQVARGNVEEVYSRGETIEGTLKQAQQVPGGAKGETYTSFTTERPVFADDDIYAQLVEKDVVVRAEPVAQQRGLLSNLFWALLPVLFLGLLWYWLLRRGAGMLGGAAGGLGRSPSAKPVDTSAVRVTFDDVAGIDEVEAELEEIVDYLKEPDKYRRLGAKLPKGVLLTGAPGTGKTLLARAVAGEAGVPFFSASASEFIEMIVGVGASRIRDLFGEARKVAPAIVFIDEIDTIGRARGGQSLGGNDEREQTLNQILTEMDGFTGTEGVVVIAATNRPDVLDPALLRPGRFDRTVTVAAPDTRGREAILAVHTRSVPLAPDADLRSLARSTPGMTGADLANLVNEAALLAARRGHGAVAYADFSDALEKVQLGTARAVVMPEEERTRTAFHESGHALLGMVQPGADPVRKISIVPRGRALGATLSSPDDDRYGYDAAYLRGRIVGALGGMAAESVVYGVVTTGAESDLETATGIARQMVGRWGMSEEIGPMTVLPGPGREQPGQVFAPATLDAVDAEVRRIVEECYAAARRLIEENRERLDAVAHALLEHETLNERAAYAAAGIAPPAGSGEQ, translated from the coding sequence ATGGCCGAAGAGCAGCGCCGCGACGGGGACGGCACCGACGACCGCGAGGAGGGCGGCCGGAACCGGCCGCGGCCCGCCCGGGACCGCGGCCCCTGGCGCACCGAAGGGCTCCCGGAGGCCGGCGGGGACGGCGGCGACCGCCCGCCCCGGCCGCGCTGGCTCCGCTTCTTCCTCGTCCTCGGCGCCGCCTACCTGGTCGTCTTCGGCATCACCTGGCTGACCGACGGCGCGGGCCCCACCGCGGTGCCCTACACCTCCTTCACCGAGCAGGTCGCCCGGGGCAACGTCGAGGAGGTCTACAGCCGCGGCGAGACCATCGAGGGGACGCTGAAGCAGGCGCAGCAGGTCCCCGGCGGCGCCAAGGGCGAGACCTACACCTCCTTCACCACCGAGCGGCCGGTCTTCGCCGACGACGACATCTACGCCCAGCTGGTCGAGAAGGACGTGGTGGTCCGCGCCGAACCGGTGGCCCAGCAGCGCGGCCTGCTGTCCAACCTGTTCTGGGCGCTGCTCCCGGTGCTCTTCCTCGGCCTGCTCTGGTACTGGCTGCTGCGCCGGGGCGCCGGCATGCTCGGCGGCGCGGCCGGCGGCCTCGGCCGCAGCCCGTCGGCCAAGCCGGTGGACACCTCCGCGGTCCGGGTCACCTTCGACGACGTGGCCGGCATCGACGAGGTCGAGGCGGAGCTCGAAGAGATCGTCGACTACCTCAAGGAGCCCGACAAGTACCGCCGGCTCGGCGCCAAGCTGCCCAAGGGGGTGCTGCTCACCGGCGCCCCCGGCACCGGCAAGACGCTGCTCGCCCGCGCCGTGGCCGGCGAGGCCGGGGTCCCGTTCTTCAGCGCGAGCGCCTCGGAGTTCATCGAGATGATCGTCGGCGTCGGCGCCAGCCGGATCCGCGACCTGTTCGGCGAGGCCCGCAAGGTCGCCCCGGCGATCGTGTTCATCGACGAGATCGACACCATCGGACGCGCCCGCGGCGGCCAGTCCCTCGGCGGCAACGACGAGCGCGAGCAGACCCTCAACCAGATCCTCACCGAGATGGACGGATTCACCGGCACCGAGGGCGTGGTGGTCATCGCCGCCACCAACCGCCCCGACGTGCTCGACCCGGCGCTGCTCCGGCCCGGCCGGTTCGACCGCACCGTCACCGTGGCCGCCCCGGACACCCGGGGCCGGGAGGCCATCCTGGCCGTGCACACCCGCTCGGTCCCGCTGGCGCCCGACGCCGATCTGCGCTCCCTGGCCCGGTCCACCCCCGGCATGACAGGGGCCGACCTGGCCAACCTGGTCAACGAGGCCGCGCTGCTGGCCGCCCGCCGCGGGCACGGCGCCGTCGCCTACGCCGACTTCTCCGACGCCCTGGAGAAGGTCCAGCTGGGCACCGCCCGCGCGGTGGTGATGCCGGAGGAGGAGCGCACCCGCACCGCCTTCCACGAATCCGGGCACGCGCTGCTCGGCATGGTGCAGCCCGGCGCCGACCCGGTGCGCAAGATCTCCATCGTGCCGCGCGGCCGGGCGCTCGGCGCCACCCTGTCCTCCCCCGACGACGACCGGTACGGCTACGACGCCGCGTACCTGCGCGGGCGCATCGTCGGCGCGCTCGGCGGGATGGCCGCCGAATCCGTGGTCTACGGGGTGGTCACCACCGGCGCGGAGAGCGACCTGGAGACCGCCACCGGCATCGCCCGCCAGATGGTCGGCCGGTGGGGGATGTCCGAAGAGATCGGGCCGATGACGGTGCTGCCCGGCCCCGGCCGCGAGCAGCCCGGCCAGGTGTTCGCCCCGGCCACCCTGGACGCGGTGGACGCCGAGGTCCGCCGGATCGTCGAGGAGTGCTACGCCGCCGCCCGCCGGCTGATCGAGGAGAACCGGGAGCGGCTGGACGCCGTCGCGCACGCCCTGCTGGAGCACGAGACGCTGAACGAGCGGGCCGCCTACGCGGCGGCGGGCATCGCGCCGCCGGCGGGGTCAGGTGAGCAGTGA
- a CDS encoding DMT family transporter, translated as MAWFVLVVSGILETVWATALSRTEGFTRLWPTVTFGVALVLSMAGLAYALKSIPVGTGYAVWVGIGAIGTAIVGMTWMGEGVSLAKILCLLLLVSGIVGLKLLH; from the coding sequence ATGGCGTGGTTCGTTCTTGTCGTATCCGGGATCCTCGAGACCGTCTGGGCCACGGCCCTGTCCAGGACCGAGGGGTTCACCCGGCTCTGGCCGACCGTCACCTTCGGGGTGGCCCTCGTGCTCAGCATGGCCGGCCTGGCCTACGCGCTGAAGAGCATCCCGGTCGGTACCGGGTACGCGGTCTGGGTCGGCATCGGTGCGATCGGCACCGCGATCGTGGGCATGACCTGGATGGGCGAGGGGGTGAGCCTCGCGAAGATCCTGTGCCTGCTGTTGCTGGTGAGCGGAATCGTGGGGCTCAAGCTTCTGCACTGA
- a CDS encoding MerR family transcriptional regulator has translation MKIGELADRTGASVRALRYYEEKGALNPDRTPSGYRIFADSDIHKVAHIQTLLAAGLGMDLIGEILACLSGESLLLDDCRERLKAERRRITDDIDQLVHTRSLLDELLATTRGPARRDTAEPSVA, from the coding sequence GTGAAGATCGGCGAACTGGCAGATCGGACCGGAGCCAGCGTGCGAGCGTTGCGCTATTACGAGGAGAAGGGCGCCCTGAACCCGGACCGGACCCCCAGCGGATACCGAATCTTCGCCGACTCCGACATCCACAAGGTCGCGCACATCCAGACCCTGCTCGCGGCGGGCCTCGGCATGGACCTCATCGGCGAAATCCTCGCGTGCCTGTCCGGCGAATCCCTACTGCTAGACGACTGCCGCGAACGTCTCAAAGCAGAGCGTCGCCGGATCACCGACGACATCGACCAGCTCGTCCACACCCGATCGCTGTTGGATGAGTTGCTCGCCACCACTCGCGGACCCGCTCGACGAGACACTGCTGAGCCATCCGTCGCGTAA
- a CDS encoding helix-turn-helix transcriptional regulator has protein sequence MSSLTSARLLRLLSLFQARRDWTGAELAERLEVTPRTVRRDVQRLRDLGYPVDATPGVAGGYRLGVGSTLPPLLLDDEETVAVAVGLRAAASGGSLAGIEETSVRALAKLEQLLPSRLRRRVSALHTFTDTVGRKSPTVDSEHLTVIAGCCRDAERLHFRYRDHHGQETRRVVEPNKMVHAAGRWYLLAWDVDRDDWRVFRLDRMEGPLSTGPRFDPRTPPEDAADYVARGISSSAYRHTARVLVHASEEDAAQRLSPMDGTLTRVDDRTCELRIGGNALDMLAVYLLFFGFDFSVLEPAELEGELKALRDRIDRSLGGARPGPGSGSAG, from the coding sequence ATGTCGTCTCTCACCTCTGCGCGGCTGCTGCGGCTCCTCTCCCTCTTCCAGGCGAGGCGGGACTGGACCGGGGCGGAACTGGCGGAGCGGCTCGAAGTCACACCGCGGACCGTTCGGAGGGATGTGCAGCGGCTCCGGGACCTCGGGTACCCGGTGGACGCCACCCCGGGGGTGGCCGGCGGGTACAGGCTCGGGGTCGGCTCCACCCTTCCCCCGCTGCTGCTGGACGACGAGGAGACGGTCGCCGTCGCGGTGGGGCTGCGGGCGGCCGCGTCCGGGGGATCGCTGGCCGGGATCGAGGAGACCTCGGTCCGGGCCCTGGCCAAGCTGGAGCAGCTGCTCCCCTCCCGGCTCCGGCGCAGGGTCAGTGCGCTGCACACCTTCACCGACACGGTCGGCAGGAAGTCCCCGACCGTCGACAGCGAGCACCTCACCGTCATCGCTGGCTGCTGCCGGGACGCCGAGCGGCTGCACTTCCGATACCGGGACCACCACGGCCAGGAGACCCGGAGGGTCGTCGAGCCGAACAAAATGGTGCACGCCGCCGGCCGCTGGTACCTGCTGGCCTGGGACGTGGACCGGGACGACTGGAGGGTGTTCCGGTTGGACCGTATGGAGGGGCCGCTCTCGACCGGACCGCGGTTCGATCCGCGGACCCCTCCGGAGGACGCCGCGGACTACGTGGCCCGGGGGATCTCCAGCAGCGCCTACCGGCATACCGCCCGGGTGCTGGTGCACGCGTCCGAGGAGGACGCCGCACAGCGGCTGTCGCCCATGGACGGGACTCTGACTAGGGTCGATGATCGCACCTGCGAGCTCCGCATCGGCGGGAACGCCCTCGACATGCTGGCGGTCTACCTGCTCTTCTTCGGCTTCGACTTCTCCGTGCTGGAGCCGGCCGAGCTGGAGGGGGAGCTGAAGGCGCTGCGCGACCGGATCGACCGGTCCCTCGGTGGTGCCCGACCCGGCCCGGGCAGTGGGAGCGCCGGCTGA
- a CDS encoding DUF1707 and DUF4870 domain-containing protein, with amino-acid sequence MAVHDPIPRPGRGPAGGSQVPQIRLTHADRDAAAEQLRQAFSEGRLDEEEFDERIDAALKAKFPADLEPLLRDVVPVHPQQTARVPGAAQAPAVPEGPVTGAERVWGAAAHVSGYLLLPLGPLLVLLLQGDTSPFVRRHAMEALNYQLTTVIGCIVGFGLFFLVLPAIAAVLMLLGWMFLPAVAGLVTLLGSGWKYPFTWRPVKDR; translated from the coding sequence GTGGCCGTGCATGATCCGATCCCGCGTCCGGGGCGGGGGCCCGCCGGCGGTTCCCAGGTCCCGCAGATCCGCCTCACCCACGCCGACCGGGACGCCGCCGCCGAACAGCTGCGGCAGGCCTTCTCCGAGGGCCGGCTCGACGAGGAGGAGTTCGACGAGCGCATCGACGCGGCACTGAAGGCCAAGTTCCCGGCCGACCTGGAGCCGCTGCTCCGGGACGTCGTCCCGGTCCACCCCCAGCAGACCGCGCGGGTCCCCGGCGCCGCCCAGGCGCCGGCCGTTCCGGAGGGGCCGGTGACCGGCGCCGAGCGGGTGTGGGGGGCCGCGGCGCACGTGTCCGGCTACCTGCTGCTGCCGCTCGGCCCGCTGCTGGTGCTGCTCCTCCAGGGCGACACCTCGCCGTTCGTCCGCCGGCACGCGATGGAGGCGCTCAACTACCAGCTGACCACGGTGATCGGCTGCATCGTCGGGTTCGGGCTGTTCTTTCTGGTCCTGCCGGCGATCGCGGCGGTCCTGATGCTGCTGGGGTGGATGTTCCTCCCCGCGGTCGCCGGTCTGGTCACGCTGCTGGGCAGCGGCTGGAAGTACCCGTTCACCTGGCGCCCGGTGAAGGACCGCTAG
- a CDS encoding rhomboid family intramembrane serine protease: protein MSAEDSGAESTGAPAVPTCYRHPDRETYVSCTRCDRNICPDCMREAAVGHQCPECVAEGNRGLRAPRTVFGGKAVSAPYATWTFLVLMVLGYIAQLVDDAVGGGMLTGALAMNPWRVIVQGDWYLLVTAAFLHGGVLHLAFNGFALYVVGRQLEAWLGHLRYTVLWLLSAVGGSVLSMAVAVVGAVAAPTPADIPVQLSVGASGAIFGLFGAVLLVGRRLRLDTRFILGLLAVNLLITFLVPGISWTAHIGGLATGLVLGAGFAYLPRREGASRTAAHVAVAVAWTAVLVAVAVASTVIGTDALMQQMTAA, encoded by the coding sequence ATGTCAGCTGAGGACTCCGGGGCCGAGAGCACCGGCGCGCCGGCGGTGCCCACCTGCTACCGGCACCCCGACCGGGAGACCTACGTCTCCTGCACCCGGTGCGACCGGAACATCTGCCCCGACTGCATGCGCGAGGCGGCCGTCGGCCACCAGTGCCCGGAGTGCGTGGCGGAGGGCAACCGCGGCCTGCGGGCACCGCGCACGGTGTTCGGCGGCAAGGCGGTCTCGGCACCGTATGCGACCTGGACGTTCCTGGTCCTGATGGTGCTCGGCTACATCGCCCAGCTGGTGGACGATGCGGTCGGCGGCGGCATGCTGACCGGGGCGCTGGCGATGAACCCGTGGCGGGTCATCGTGCAGGGCGACTGGTACCTGCTGGTCACCGCGGCGTTCCTGCACGGCGGCGTGCTGCACCTGGCGTTCAACGGCTTCGCGCTGTACGTGGTGGGGCGGCAGCTGGAGGCCTGGCTGGGGCATCTGCGCTACACGGTGCTCTGGCTGCTCAGCGCGGTCGGCGGCTCGGTGCTGTCGATGGCGGTCGCGGTGGTCGGGGCGGTCGCCGCCCCGACGCCGGCGGACATCCCGGTGCAGCTCTCGGTGGGCGCCTCCGGCGCCATCTTCGGGCTGTTCGGTGCGGTGCTGCTGGTCGGCCGCCGGCTCCGGCTGGACACCAGGTTCATCCTGGGGCTGCTGGCGGTGAACCTGCTCATCACCTTCCTGGTTCCGGGGATCTCCTGGACGGCGCACATCGGCGGGCTGGCCACCGGCCTGGTGCTGGGCGCCGGCTTCGCCTACCTGCCGCGCCGGGAGGGGGCCTCGCGCACCGCCGCGCACGTCGCGGTGGCCGTGGCCTGGACGGCGGTCCTGGTGGCCGTGGCGGTGGCCTCCACGGTCATCGGCACCGATGCGCTGATGCAGCAGATGACGGCGGCCTGA
- a CDS encoding VOC family protein, with translation MITTDFVPGSPCWLDLGAADPAAAVRFYSAVFGWEADRWDEGYTILRRDGRAVAAVGVLTEEGGRPAWVVYYATDDADAAADAVEKAGGTVRARPFDAGDAGRIAQFSDPQGGEFAVWQAGAMAGLEDTDGPDSFGWAELWTPDAAGARAFYEAVFGWWYMDTPLPGADGAAGTYSMISPKGQPAERMHGGLMEVGAEELAGSGGKADWHPVFYVTDCDASAARATGAGGRLLMGPEDAPGVGRLAVCADPEGAGFVLLAPNPD, from the coding sequence ATGATCACCACCGACTTCGTTCCCGGCTCCCCCTGCTGGCTCGACCTGGGCGCGGCCGATCCGGCGGCCGCCGTCCGGTTCTACTCCGCGGTGTTCGGCTGGGAGGCCGACCGGTGGGACGAGGGCTACACGATCCTGCGCCGGGACGGCCGCGCGGTGGCCGCCGTCGGGGTGCTCACCGAGGAGGGGGGCCGCCCCGCCTGGGTGGTCTACTACGCCACCGATGACGCCGACGCCGCGGCGGACGCGGTGGAGAAGGCTGGCGGGACGGTCCGCGCCCGACCCTTCGACGCCGGGGACGCCGGGCGGATAGCGCAGTTCAGCGACCCGCAGGGCGGCGAGTTCGCGGTCTGGCAGGCGGGCGCCATGGCCGGCCTGGAGGACACCGACGGCCCGGACTCCTTCGGCTGGGCCGAGCTGTGGACGCCGGACGCCGCCGGGGCCCGGGCCTTCTACGAGGCGGTGTTCGGCTGGTGGTACATGGACACCCCGCTGCCCGGTGCGGACGGCGCCGCCGGCACCTACAGCATGATCAGCCCGAAGGGGCAGCCGGCCGAGCGGATGCACGGCGGGCTGATGGAGGTCGGCGCCGAGGAGCTGGCGGGGAGCGGCGGGAAGGCCGACTGGCACCCGGTGTTCTACGTGACCGACTGCGACGCCTCCGCGGCCAGGGCGACCGGCGCCGGCGGGCGGCTGCTGATGGGGCCGGAGGACGCGCCGGGGGTGGGCCGGCTGGCGGTCTGCGCGGATCCGGAGGGGGCCGGGTTCGTACTGCTGGCCCCGAACCCGGACTGA
- a CDS encoding MFS transporter has protein sequence MLRLAILMFCVFSITTGEFVVAGILPEVAADLGVTVGTAGLLVTAYAVGMIIGGPVLTAVTAGVDRKPLMLSLLAVAVVGNAVSALAPEFSLLLAARVVTALVTSTFFAQAIVIAVQSAPPERAGTMVARLAFGMNLAMILGAPIGTQIGGQWGWRSTFAAITVACLIGLGLVFWQLTPPREEGRTSAVSELRVLRQPPVLLALAITAVGNVGVLMVFSYLAPLLTDLGGHSTTRLPILLLAYGVGATIGNLVGGTLYDRNPRLFQPALLGLLAATLVGTWFVATSTAFTGVAVVVIGLFGFAIIPGMQARVMMTAGDAPTLAMAVNASGYQVAAACAGLVGGLITDSTAGPRPIYLAAAGLTMCGLLMTVAATRAPRETNHEDAVGTAD, from the coding sequence ATGCTTCGACTTGCCATCCTCATGTTCTGCGTCTTCAGCATCACCACCGGCGAGTTCGTGGTCGCCGGGATCCTGCCCGAGGTCGCCGCCGACCTCGGGGTCACGGTCGGCACCGCAGGGTTGTTGGTCACGGCGTACGCCGTCGGCATGATCATCGGCGGCCCGGTGCTTACTGCGGTGACCGCCGGTGTCGACCGGAAACCACTGATGTTGTCATTGCTGGCTGTCGCGGTCGTCGGGAATGCGGTCTCCGCTCTCGCTCCCGAGTTCTCATTGCTGTTGGCAGCCCGGGTGGTCACCGCACTGGTGACCTCGACCTTCTTCGCCCAAGCCATCGTGATCGCGGTGCAGTCCGCGCCACCCGAGCGAGCCGGGACCATGGTTGCCCGGCTGGCGTTCGGGATGAACCTGGCCATGATCCTCGGCGCGCCCATCGGCACCCAGATCGGCGGTCAGTGGGGTTGGCGTTCAACGTTCGCCGCTATCACCGTTGCGTGCCTGATCGGGCTAGGTCTGGTGTTCTGGCAGCTCACCCCGCCCCGTGAGGAGGGTCGGACCTCCGCGGTCTCAGAGTTGCGAGTGCTGCGACAACCGCCGGTGCTACTGGCACTGGCCATCACCGCGGTCGGCAACGTTGGCGTGCTCATGGTGTTCAGTTATCTCGCGCCGCTGCTCACGGACCTGGGCGGTCACTCGACGACCCGTCTGCCGATTCTGCTGCTCGCCTATGGCGTCGGCGCGACGATTGGCAACCTCGTCGGCGGCACGCTTTACGATCGCAACCCGCGATTGTTCCAACCCGCTCTGCTCGGCTTGTTGGCGGCAACACTTGTCGGCACCTGGTTCGTCGCGACCTCGACAGCCTTTACTGGGGTGGCAGTTGTCGTGATTGGTCTGTTCGGCTTTGCGATCATCCCCGGCATGCAGGCTCGCGTGATGATGACCGCGGGCGACGCTCCAACCTTGGCGATGGCCGTCAACGCCTCCGGGTACCAGGTCGCAGCCGCCTGCGCCGGCCTGGTCGGCGGTCTGATCACCGACTCCACTGCCGGCCCCAGGCCCATCTACCTCGCAGCAGCGGGCCTGACCATGTGCGGCCTGCTCATGACGGTCGCGGCTACCCGCGCACCGCGCGAGACCAACCACGAAGACGCCGTAGGCACCGCAGATTGA
- a CDS encoding DLW-39 family protein — MKKIIVLVLVALGAFAVYRKIQADRAELDLWTEATAASEN; from the coding sequence GTGAAGAAGATCATCGTGCTGGTGCTGGTGGCCCTCGGCGCATTCGCCGTCTACCGGAAGATCCAGGCCGACCGCGCCGAGCTCGACCTGTGGACGGAAGCCACCGCGGCCAGCGAGAACTAG
- a CDS encoding helix-turn-helix domain-containing protein: MTSPTVRRRRLSAELRRRRVQAGMTLSDVADVLEWSPAKLGHIETGIRKWPSVMEVSALLELYGVTGGQREAVLTLVRESRLRPWWTEYEDVLSSAYVGNEAGAVAIDTYAGILVPDLLQAPEYTALLARARGHDERTAERMVAAYLKRQEVLDRDSLLRYSAVIEEDALRRVSGDPDLLHAQLRRIIEVALGNDRVTVRLVTTSAGPHTGSSGPFTVLEFDEDEASLAFVDTPQGGTIVESEEEVRGCQRVWGGLVRAALDPQATLTNLKRLSLLT, encoded by the coding sequence ATGACCAGCCCCACCGTCCGACGCCGCCGACTCAGCGCGGAGCTGCGCCGGCGGCGCGTCCAGGCAGGAATGACCCTCAGCGACGTCGCCGACGTGCTCGAATGGTCCCCCGCGAAGCTGGGGCACATCGAGACCGGGATACGGAAGTGGCCGTCGGTCATGGAGGTCTCCGCGCTCCTGGAGCTGTACGGGGTGACCGGGGGCCAGCGGGAGGCCGTGCTCACCCTGGTGCGGGAGTCGCGGCTGCGGCCCTGGTGGACCGAGTACGAGGACGTGCTCTCCTCGGCCTACGTCGGCAACGAGGCGGGCGCGGTGGCCATCGACACCTACGCCGGGATCCTCGTCCCCGACCTGCTGCAGGCGCCGGAGTACACCGCGCTGCTGGCCCGCGCCCGCGGGCACGACGAGCGCACCGCCGAGCGGATGGTGGCGGCCTACCTGAAGCGGCAGGAGGTGCTGGACCGGGACAGCCTGCTGCGCTACAGCGCGGTGATCGAAGAGGACGCGCTGCGCCGGGTCTCCGGCGACCCCGACCTGCTCCACGCCCAGCTGCGCCGGATCATCGAGGTGGCGCTGGGCAACGACCGGGTGACGGTGCGGCTGGTCACCACCTCCGCCGGTCCGCACACCGGCTCCTCCGGCCCGTTCACCGTGCTGGAGTTCGACGAGGACGAGGCGTCGCTGGCGTTCGTCGACACGCCGCAGGGCGGCACGATCGTCGAGTCGGAGGAGGAGGTCCGCGGCTGCCAGCGGGTATGGGGCGGGCTGGTCCGCGCGGCGCTGGACCCGCAGGCCACGCTGACCAACCTCAAGCGCCTCTCACTGCTCACCTGA
- a CDS encoding IS481 family transposase yields the protein MTHANSPLSIEGRRRLIERCRTRPIAHVAAEMGISRACVSKWVNRWRRHGDAGLQDRPSTPHRSPNSTPAWVIEQIETWRREHKWSAQRITDELAALGFAINRRTVTRHLTRLGLGKRRFIDPSGENSRKPGKITARWPGHMVHLDVKKVGRIPDGGGWRIHGRDSGQAKAANRAKTAGAKRGYVYLHSAVDGFSRLAYTEPLADEKGTTAAAFLARAKVWFAAHGITHIHRVVTDNGACYRSGDFARIVGSQSRHQKTKPYTPRHNGKVERYQRILAEEVIYAREFTSEEARSAAIAVWNIHYNYHRPHSGAGGNPPASRLRVSVTNVQPSYS from the coding sequence ATGACACATGCCAACTCACCCCTCAGCATCGAAGGACGTCGACGCCTGATCGAACGCTGCCGCACCCGCCCGATCGCTCACGTCGCCGCCGAAATGGGCATCTCACGTGCCTGCGTGTCGAAATGGGTCAACCGCTGGCGACGCCATGGCGATGCCGGACTGCAGGACCGTCCCTCGACGCCGCACCGGAGTCCGAACTCGACGCCCGCATGGGTCATCGAGCAGATCGAGACCTGGCGTCGCGAGCACAAGTGGTCCGCACAGAGGATCACCGACGAACTCGCTGCCCTCGGGTTCGCGATCAACCGCCGGACCGTCACCCGCCACCTCACCCGACTCGGCCTCGGCAAGCGCAGGTTCATCGACCCAAGCGGCGAGAACAGCCGCAAGCCCGGCAAGATCACCGCTCGCTGGCCCGGGCACATGGTCCACCTCGACGTGAAGAAAGTCGGCCGGATCCCCGATGGTGGCGGGTGGCGCATCCACGGCCGCGACAGCGGCCAGGCGAAGGCCGCCAACCGGGCAAAGACGGCTGGAGCCAAACGCGGCTACGTCTACCTGCACTCGGCCGTCGATGGCTTCTCCCGACTCGCCTACACCGAACCCCTCGCCGACGAGAAGGGCACAACCGCGGCGGCGTTCCTCGCCCGAGCGAAGGTCTGGTTCGCAGCTCATGGGATCACCCACATCCACCGTGTCGTCACCGACAACGGTGCCTGCTATCGATCTGGCGATTTCGCCCGCATCGTCGGCAGCCAGTCTCGGCACCAGAAGACCAAGCCCTACACCCCGCGCCACAACGGGAAGGTAGAGCGGTATCAGCGCATCCTGGCCGAGGAAGTCATCTACGCGCGCGAGTTCACCAGCGAGGAGGCCAGGTCAGCGGCAATCGCAGTCTGGAACATCCACTACAACTACCACCGCCCACATAGCGGAGCAGGAGGCAATCCGCCAGCCTCACGGCTTCGGGTCAGTGTCACCAATGTCCAGCCCTCCTACAGCTAG